A part of Terriglobia bacterium genomic DNA contains:
- a CDS encoding response regulator, translating into MRRILLIDDSPQQLSVRGAVLRGAGFEICIATTAESAQALLRSGLASSIGAIVTDHILPGASGAQFVRRLREVQRDIPVIVITGLPEVESEYDGLNVIFRQKPCPPPELIALLRDSMKDHA; encoded by the coding sequence TTGCGTAGAATCCTGCTCATTGACGACAGCCCGCAGCAACTCAGTGTGCGTGGGGCCGTGTTGCGCGGCGCCGGATTCGAAATCTGCATCGCCACCACTGCGGAGAGCGCGCAAGCTCTGCTCCGCAGTGGACTGGCCTCCAGCATCGGCGCCATCGTTACCGATCACATCCTGCCGGGCGCCAGCGGCGCTCAGTTCGTCCGCCGGCTTCGCGAAGTGCAGCGCGACATTCCGGTCATCGTCATTACCGGCCTGCCGGAAGTGGAATCCGAATATGATGGATTGAACGTCATCTTTCGGCAAAAGCCCTGCCCGCCGCCGGAGCTTATCGCTCTGCTGCGCGATTCCATGAAGGACCACGCCTGA
- a CDS encoding response regulator encodes MPNILVIDQDLHLRRMVRQVLERVGFAVAEAVTLKEVTEQIAQRVPDVIILDCLLGGSGLGLDLLRDIRATPRTHDIPVILTTGIPEPEIDIRLGNCGATAYLLKPFGPRDLVQAVAIAGGIQPPAPGSKPGISCGTLLRPAKSP; translated from the coding sequence ATGCCAAACATTCTCGTCATCGATCAAGACTTGCACCTGCGCCGGATGGTCAGGCAAGTGCTGGAGCGCGTCGGTTTCGCCGTGGCGGAAGCCGTCACCCTGAAGGAAGTCACCGAGCAAATCGCGCAGCGCGTGCCCGACGTAATCATTCTCGATTGCCTGCTGGGCGGAAGTGGACTCGGGCTGGACCTGCTGCGGGATATCCGGGCGACGCCGCGCACGCACGACATACCGGTGATCCTGACCACCGGCATTCCGGAACCCGAAATTGATATACGCCTGGGCAACTGCGGCGCGACCGCGTACCTGCTGAAGCCGTTCGGCCCGCGCGATCTGGTGCAAGCGGTGGCAATTGCCGGGGGAATCCAGCCGCCTGCGCCGGGTTCGAAGCCAGGGATCTCGTGTGGCACGCTGTTGCGCCCGGCGAAGAGCCCCTGA
- a CDS encoding heme lyase CcmF/NrfE family subunit has translation MPLLGSFSLVFALALSVYCFAAGIVALFRHGPSYERLGETARRAGIAVWACIAIAAAVLVAASFQNDFSIAYILHHSNRDLSAPYKFAVLWSGQEGSLLFWSLLLATYGLVLRMRHKVDTRLVAYASVIIAAVQVFFLLLVNFAAPPFALTQGAIPPDGNGLNPLLQYPEMVIHPPMLYLGYVGFTVPFAFALGALIMRYPGEKWIHITRRWTMVTWGFLTCGIFLGAHWAYSVLGWGGYWGWDPVENASLLPWLTGTAFLHSVMMQEKRGMLKMWNMWLIFCTFLLSIFGTFLTRSGVVSSVHAFAQSSIGDWFVAFLALAFATCVFFFVKNRSHLKSEHRLESLVSRESSFLFNNLILLVACFTVLWGTLFPILSEWVQGHKITVGPPFFNRVNIPVALLLLLLTALGPLLAWRRTSLESLKRNFLVPTLVAVAAAVVLIVTPSSWGGPFGMRPWKDISYFYSLMTITLAVLVAATVTSEFIRGGRVIARHTGSSLAAGMVQLTRRNTRRYGGYIVHFGVIVIMIGFAGAAFNQDVERELGNGQQMSVGPYTLTCRSYTDDDNPNYSSQWAIIDVSKDGKPLTTMYPERRFYKASQQTATMVANRSTMREDLYLVYSGLNDQTGRPIIRAHLNPLVLWIWIGVLIVIAGTGVALVPNMAPARVAAPARVVAPAGEPVGAGR, from the coding sequence ATGCCTCTACTGGGTAGTTTCTCGCTGGTCTTTGCTTTGGCCCTGAGCGTCTATTGTTTCGCTGCGGGCATAGTTGCGCTTTTTCGTCACGGCCCGAGTTATGAACGCCTGGGGGAAACCGCTCGCCGCGCCGGCATCGCCGTTTGGGCCTGCATCGCCATCGCCGCCGCGGTGCTGGTGGCCGCCAGCTTCCAGAACGACTTCTCCATCGCCTACATCCTGCACCACAGCAATCGCGACCTGAGCGCGCCCTACAAGTTCGCCGTGTTGTGGTCCGGGCAGGAAGGCTCGTTGCTGTTCTGGTCGCTGCTGCTGGCCACCTACGGCCTGGTGCTGCGTATGCGCCACAAAGTCGACACGCGCCTGGTGGCCTATGCTTCGGTGATCATTGCTGCCGTGCAGGTCTTCTTTCTGCTGCTGGTGAACTTCGCCGCGCCCCCCTTCGCGCTCACCCAGGGCGCCATCCCGCCCGACGGCAACGGCCTCAACCCGCTGTTGCAGTATCCCGAGATGGTCATCCACCCCCCGATGCTCTACCTCGGCTACGTCGGCTTCACGGTACCCTTCGCCTTCGCCCTGGGGGCGTTGATCATGCGTTATCCCGGCGAGAAGTGGATCCACATCACCCGCCGCTGGACCATGGTCACCTGGGGATTTCTCACTTGCGGCATCTTTCTCGGCGCGCACTGGGCTTACTCGGTGCTGGGCTGGGGCGGCTACTGGGGATGGGACCCGGTGGAGAATGCCTCGCTGCTGCCGTGGCTGACCGGCACGGCCTTCCTGCACTCGGTCATGATGCAGGAAAAACGCGGCATGCTGAAGATGTGGAACATGTGGCTCATCTTCTGCACCTTCCTGCTCTCCATCTTCGGCACCTTCCTGACGCGCAGCGGCGTGGTCAGCTCGGTCCATGCCTTCGCGCAATCTTCCATCGGCGACTGGTTTGTCGCCTTCCTGGCGCTTGCCTTCGCCACCTGCGTCTTCTTCTTCGTCAAGAACCGTTCGCATTTGAAGAGCGAACACCGCTTGGAATCGCTGGTCTCGCGTGAGTCCAGTTTCCTGTTCAACAACCTCATCCTTCTCGTCGCCTGCTTCACCGTGCTCTGGGGCACTCTGTTCCCCATCCTCAGCGAGTGGGTGCAGGGACACAAGATCACCGTCGGCCCGCCGTTCTTTAACCGCGTGAACATCCCGGTCGCTCTGCTGCTGCTGCTGCTGACCGCGCTCGGACCGCTGCTCGCCTGGCGCAGGACTTCGCTGGAGAGTCTGAAGCGCAACTTCCTGGTGCCGACTTTAGTCGCCGTGGCCGCCGCCGTCGTACTGATCGTGACCCCCTCGTCTTGGGGTGGGCCCTTCGGCATGCGCCCGTGGAAGGACATCTCGTATTTCTATTCGCTGATGACCATCACGCTGGCGGTGCTGGTGGCGGCGACCGTGACTTCGGAATTCATTCGCGGCGGCCGTGTCATCGCGCGTCACACCGGCTCCTCGCTGGCTGCCGGCATGGTGCAACTCACCCGCCGCAACACCCGCCGCTACGGCGGCTACATCGTGCACTTCGGCGTCATCGTCATCATGATCGGCTTCGCGGGTGCGGCCTTCAACCAGGACGTGGAACGCGAGCTCGGTAACGGCCAGCAGATGAGCGTCGGGCCCTACACGCTGACCTGTCGCTCCTATACCGACGACGACAATCCCAACTACAGCAGCCAGTGGGCCATCATTGACGTCAGTAAGGACGGCAAGCCGCTGACTACCATGTACCCCGAACGCCGTTTTTACAAGGCTAGCCAGCAGACTGCCACCATGGTCGCCAACCGCTCCACCATGCGCGAGGATCTCTACCTTGTATATAGCGGCCTCAACGACCAAACCGGCCGTCCCATTATCCGCGCGCACCTGAATCCGCTGGTGCTTTGGATCTGGATCGGCGTGCTCATCGTGATCGCCGGAACAGGAGTGGCGCTGGTGCCCAACATGGCGCCGGCTCGCGTCGCCGCGCCGGCTCGCGTTGTCGCACCCGCCGGTGAACCCGTGGGAGCAGGCCGATGA
- a CDS encoding cytochrome c-type biogenesis protein CcmH, with translation MTAATRNVKPATLRFAARLFVLLAAIVLFMGAGDDASGRFDNLGHKLMCRCGCNQVLLECNHVGCTYSDGMRNELMAGLQRGDSDDLVLQGFVQKYGPTVLAAPTTTGFNRVAWIMPFVALTGGLLLVVMVVKTWNTRRAAVVRIPAVDPAKLDRLRRRVHEETEL, from the coding sequence ATGACAGCGGCAACCCGAAACGTGAAACCTGCAACGTTGCGGTTTGCAGCGCGCCTGTTCGTGCTCCTCGCTGCGATCGTGTTGTTCATGGGCGCCGGCGACGACGCCTCCGGACGCTTCGACAATCTCGGCCACAAGCTCATGTGCCGCTGCGGCTGCAATCAGGTGCTGCTGGAGTGCAATCACGTCGGCTGCACTTACTCCGACGGCATGCGCAACGAGCTGATGGCTGGGCTGCAGCGCGGCGACAGCGACGATCTGGTCCTGCAGGGCTTCGTGCAAAAGTACGGCCCGACCGTGCTCGCCGCCCCCACCACCACCGGCTTCAATCGCGTCGCCTGGATCATGCCCTTCGTCGCCCTCACCGGCGGCCTGCTGCTGGTCGTGATGGTCGTCAAGACCTGGAATACGCGGCGTGCGGCGGTGGTTCGCATCCCCGCGGTTGACCCGGCCAAGCTCGACCGCCTCCGCCGCCGTGTCCACGAGGAGACCGAACTATGA